The Gemmatimonadota bacterium genome window below encodes:
- a CDS encoding phosphodiesterase, translating to MRIVQLSDPHIVPAAQQPVHGQDTLGRLQAAIDAVNRLSPAPDLVVMTGDQSNDGSEASYLTLKNTLASLRFPCFMAMGNHDYSPVFRRVMLDETAANPAPYYYALDRCGHRIIVLDTYEEGEVEGRLDDVQLDWLEQELSYDLPATVCMHHPPVPVGVAWMDKLILKDGGRFLRICNAHASLRLILCGHLHYDFRIELDHATVLIAPSVGLQFRKDPVVKPDGTRVIATDEPAAFRIVDLCGSEWNTSIHRLPL from the coding sequence ATGCGCATCGTACAACTCTCCGACCCCCATATCGTTCCAGCGGCGCAACAGCCCGTACACGGCCAGGACACCCTGGGACGACTTCAGGCCGCCATAGATGCGGTAAACCGGCTTAGCCCCGCACCCGATCTCGTCGTCATGACGGGCGATCAGAGCAATGATGGGTCCGAAGCATCCTACCTGACGCTGAAAAACACCCTTGCCAGCCTTCGCTTTCCCTGTTTCATGGCCATGGGCAATCACGATTACAGTCCGGTTTTCCGCCGGGTCATGCTGGACGAAACCGCCGCGAATCCGGCCCCGTATTATTACGCGCTGGACCGGTGTGGCCACCGGATAATCGTGCTCGATACCTACGAAGAGGGGGAGGTGGAGGGAAGACTGGACGATGTTCAACTGGACTGGTTGGAACAGGAGCTGTCGTACGATTTGCCTGCCACTGTATGCATGCACCACCCGCCGGTACCGGTGGGCGTCGCGTGGATGGATAAGCTGATTCTGAAGGATGGCGGCCGGTTTCTTCGGATATGCAACGCCCATGCTTCGTTGCGGCTGATTCTGTGCGGTCACCTCCACTACGACTTTCGCATCGAACTGGATCATGCGACGGTCCTTATCGCTCCGAGCGTGGGTCTGCAGTTCCGCAAGGACCCCGTGGTCAAGCCGGACGGCACCCGCGTCATCGCGACGGACGAACCCGCGGCGTTTCGAATCGTCGATTTGTGCGGGTCTGAATGGAACACATCGATACACCGACTCCCCTTGTAA
- a CDS encoding leucyl aminopeptidase, translating into MQIELKVGRIGSEIDTTVVIGLFKEDKLAEGDSLAMESALRRYLREILAMGDFKGNGEEVTVLYPRGLAPPGRVILVGLGSRDVFDPESARRASGIAVKKAMKLGVTELSTAIHGLDVQGLLPEDCAQAVVEGLLLGAYRYDDFKTDGSDGSSLESLTVLIQQRAQARDIRGGIEAGRVTAAGTILARDLSNAPGNALPPRKLAAAARRMASDTGLTCRILTRKQIEKEGMGALIAVNAGSEEPPRFIVLEYGEPADGRDTLVFIGKGITFDSGGISIKPSGGMEDMKHDMSGAAAVIGAMHSIGMLKPSVHVVGLIPATENLPDGRALKPGDVITTLSRKTIEVINTDAEGRLVLADALGFAERYEPAAVIDLATLTGACVVALGHAASGMMGNDETLLDRVRLAGEVTGERVWPLPLWKEYHDQIKSHIADVKNTGGRWGGALTAGAFLQKFVDRPWVHLDIAGTAYTESTRAYCPKGATGVGVRLLLQLVKDWKS; encoded by the coding sequence ATGCAAATCGAATTGAAAGTCGGACGTATCGGATCTGAAATCGATACCACCGTAGTCATCGGGTTGTTCAAAGAGGACAAACTCGCGGAAGGCGACTCCCTCGCCATGGAATCCGCTCTTCGCCGTTATCTGCGCGAAATACTGGCGATGGGGGATTTCAAGGGGAATGGCGAGGAAGTCACGGTACTGTATCCAAGAGGCCTGGCGCCTCCCGGCCGGGTTATCCTGGTCGGGCTCGGAAGCCGGGATGTATTCGATCCGGAATCGGCCCGGCGCGCTTCGGGCATCGCCGTAAAAAAGGCCATGAAACTCGGCGTGACGGAACTTTCGACGGCCATACACGGGCTGGACGTCCAGGGCCTTCTCCCTGAAGACTGCGCGCAGGCGGTTGTAGAAGGGTTGTTGCTGGGCGCCTACAGATATGATGATTTCAAGACCGATGGATCTGATGGATCCAGTCTCGAGAGCCTGACGGTTCTGATCCAGCAACGCGCGCAGGCCCGTGACATCAGGGGCGGGATCGAAGCCGGGCGAGTAACCGCCGCGGGTACGATTCTGGCGCGGGATCTGTCCAATGCGCCCGGAAACGCACTGCCGCCGCGCAAGCTGGCCGCCGCCGCCCGTCGAATGGCGTCTGATACCGGCCTGACCTGCCGGATCCTGACCCGAAAGCAAATCGAAAAAGAAGGCATGGGCGCTCTGATCGCCGTCAACGCCGGCAGTGAGGAACCTCCGCGTTTCATCGTGCTGGAGTACGGCGAACCTGCCGACGGCCGGGATACCCTCGTGTTCATCGGAAAAGGCATCACTTTCGACAGCGGGGGGATATCCATCAAGCCGAGCGGTGGCATGGAAGACATGAAACACGACATGTCGGGAGCGGCGGCCGTGATCGGCGCCATGCATTCGATCGGCATGCTGAAACCGTCCGTCCACGTGGTCGGACTCATTCCGGCCACCGAAAACCTGCCGGACGGCAGGGCGTTGAAGCCCGGCGACGTCATTACGACCCTCTCACGGAAGACAATCGAAGTCATCAACACGGACGCCGAAGGGCGCCTCGTATTGGCCGATGCCCTGGGATTCGCGGAACGGTACGAGCCGGCGGCCGTGATCGATCTCGCCACGTTGACGGGGGCCTGCGTCGTGGCCCTCGGCCACGCCGCGTCCGGGATGATGGGCAACGACGAAACGTTGCTGGACCGGGTTCGCTTGGCCGGCGAGGTCACAGGTGAGCGGGTGTGGCCGCTGCCGCTGTGGAAGGAATATCACGATCAGATCAAGAGCCATATCGCCGACGTCAAGAATACCGGCGGCCGATGGGGGGGCGCCCTGACCGCCGGCGCCTTTTTGCAGAAGTTCGTCGATCGCCCCTGGGTGCACCTCGACATCGCGGGCACGGCCTACACGGAATCGACCAGGGCCTATTGTCCGAAAGGAGCCACGGGCGTGGGGGTGCGGCTGCTGCTTCAACTGGTAAAGGACTGGAAGAGCTGA
- a CDS encoding zinc ribbon domain-containing protein yields MPIFEYYCVKCDEDFEVLVKNAETSENIACPACSENEVVKKFSAFSTAVSAKDAPAATASVSSAPCGPACGCHH; encoded by the coding sequence ATGCCGATATTCGAGTATTACTGCGTGAAGTGTGATGAAGACTTCGAAGTGCTCGTAAAGAACGCGGAAACTTCGGAAAACATCGCCTGCCCCGCGTGCTCGGAAAACGAAGTCGTCAAGAAGTTTTCCGCCTTTTCCACCGCAGTATCGGCGAAAGACGCACCGGCGGCAACGGCATCCGTGTCCTCCGCCCCATGCGGACCTGCCTGCGGATGCCATCATTGA
- a CDS encoding heterodisulfide reductase-related iron-sulfur binding cluster, which translates to MKQARIPASPLELPGVVDMAVPVRIAGSCYLIDRDSCRMTTQNRLAREYDKFLDCVHCGLCLPACPTYSELGLEMDSPRGRIHLMRAYADGRIALTDNFETHIDQCLNCRACETACPAGVHYGSLVEAARAEIIEKRPRSASDRALRWLVFEKLLPSRFKLSAVFLPMRIYQLTGLQWLVRRLGLTKLLPSRLRDMESMMPSLPGSSLKGQLKPFMPARGEAAYRVGMVTGCVMNEMFTHVNVATARVLNENGCDVVIPRQQTCCGALQVHSGEHGTAQTLARKNIDAFQDAKVDAVIINAAGCGAQLKEYGDLLAGDPVYRDRALTFSDMVKDVHEFLAEIPAKAEMGTVAVRVAYHDACHLAHGQRVRDQPRDLLSRIPGLELVELEESDWCCGSAGVYNITHPDMADRLLARKMGHVRQAQPDVVATGNPGCILQIQHGIRREGREIEVLHPVELLDRAYRTRREEKETGQPAETTGGS; encoded by the coding sequence GTGAAGCAAGCCAGGATCCCTGCTTCACCCCTCGAACTGCCCGGCGTGGTCGACATGGCCGTGCCGGTCCGGATTGCGGGCTCCTGCTACCTGATAGATCGGGATTCGTGCCGTATGACCACGCAGAACAGACTGGCACGCGAATACGACAAGTTCCTCGACTGCGTACACTGCGGTCTGTGCCTGCCGGCCTGCCCGACGTATTCGGAACTCGGCCTCGAAATGGATTCCCCCCGGGGCCGCATCCACCTGATGCGGGCCTATGCGGACGGGCGCATAGCACTCACGGACAATTTCGAGACGCACATTGACCAGTGCCTGAACTGCCGGGCGTGTGAAACGGCCTGTCCCGCGGGCGTCCACTACGGCAGCCTGGTAGAGGCGGCACGCGCCGAGATCATCGAAAAGCGTCCCCGGTCCGCTTCCGACAGGGCGCTCAGGTGGCTCGTTTTTGAAAAGCTGTTGCCGTCGCGTTTCAAGCTATCCGCCGTTTTTCTTCCCATGCGTATTTACCAGCTGACGGGGCTGCAGTGGCTGGTTCGCAGGCTGGGATTGACGAAACTGCTTCCGTCCCGCCTGCGCGACATGGAATCCATGATGCCTTCCCTGCCCGGTTCGTCATTGAAGGGTCAACTGAAGCCCTTCATGCCGGCCCGCGGAGAGGCGGCCTACCGCGTGGGCATGGTAACGGGTTGCGTGATGAACGAGATGTTCACCCACGTAAACGTCGCCACGGCGCGCGTGTTGAACGAAAACGGATGCGACGTCGTGATTCCCCGTCAACAGACCTGCTGCGGTGCGCTTCAGGTACACAGCGGGGAACACGGTACCGCGCAGACGCTCGCCCGGAAGAACATTGACGCTTTCCAAGACGCGAAAGTGGATGCCGTCATCATCAACGCCGCGGGTTGCGGGGCCCAGTTGAAAGAGTACGGAGACCTTCTTGCCGGCGATCCGGTGTACCGGGACCGCGCCCTTACATTTTCCGACATGGTAAAGGACGTGCACGAGTTTCTTGCCGAGATACCGGCCAAAGCGGAGATGGGTACCGTCGCCGTACGGGTCGCCTATCACGACGCCTGCCATCTCGCCCACGGGCAGCGCGTCCGCGATCAGCCCCGTGACCTGCTGAGCCGAATACCCGGTCTGGAACTCGTTGAACTGGAGGAATCGGACTGGTGTTGCGGGAGCGCGGGGGTGTACAATATCACTCATCCCGACATGGCGGACAGGCTGCTTGCCCGGAAAATGGGTCACGTCAGGCAGGCGCAACCCGACGTGGTGGCGACCGGAAACCCGGGATGCATATTGCAGATTCAGCATGGTATACGCCGGGAGGGACGGGAAATCGAGGTCCTGCATCCCGTGGAGCTGCTCGACCGCGCCTATCGAACCAGGCGCGAAGAAAAGGAAACAGGACAACCTGCGGAAACCACCGGCGGGTCGTAG
- a CDS encoding dihydrodipicolinate synthase family protein — protein MSAFEGILPAIITPMTSDGAFHEEAFRKVMEFNIAAGVHGFWVAGGTGESILLSDEENMRIASAAADQSRGRVNNIMHVGAATTERAARLAEHAAHAGVEAICCVPPFFYGRTHQAIAEHYRIVAAAADLPLFVYNLPQSTGVEITPELMRRIQDRVPQLRGLKHSSPVFPNVRTFAAMGLSCLVGNHQLMLPALTIGAVGCVDGPPVIAPEYWVEIWKAYRAGDLQRAETAQDRASRLWEALGACGGEFHSVAKAALGERLGIECGAARPPGTPMTEEQRQALRRIMGELSLV, from the coding sequence ATGTCCGCATTTGAAGGTATTCTGCCTGCCATCATCACCCCGATGACCAGCGACGGCGCCTTCCACGAGGAAGCGTTCCGCAAGGTCATGGAATTCAACATAGCGGCCGGCGTCCATGGATTCTGGGTCGCCGGCGGCACGGGGGAAAGCATACTGCTCAGCGACGAGGAGAACATGCGGATCGCCTCGGCGGCGGCGGACCAGTCCCGGGGCCGCGTAAACAACATCATGCACGTCGGCGCCGCGACCACGGAAAGGGCGGCCCGTCTTGCCGAACATGCCGCCCACGCCGGCGTAGAGGCCATTTGCTGCGTGCCGCCCTTCTTCTACGGACGAACGCATCAGGCGATCGCCGAGCATTACCGTATTGTGGCTGCTGCCGCGGACCTGCCTCTCTTCGTCTACAATCTGCCCCAGTCCACGGGCGTGGAGATCACCCCGGAACTGATGCGCCGGATCCAAGACCGGGTGCCGCAGTTGCGTGGACTAAAGCACTCTTCACCTGTTTTCCCCAACGTAAGGACCTTTGCGGCCATGGGCCTGAGCTGCCTGGTCGGCAATCACCAGTTGATGCTGCCCGCCCTGACGATCGGAGCGGTGGGCTGCGTCGACGGTCCGCCTGTCATAGCGCCGGAATACTGGGTGGAAATCTGGAAGGCCTACCGGGCGGGCGACCTCCAGCGGGCGGAAACCGCGCAGGATCGCGCGAGCCGCCTTTGGGAAGCTCTTGGCGCGTGCGGCGGAGAATTCCATTCCGTTGCCAAGGCCGCGCTCGGCGAGCGGCTGGGGATCGAATGCGGTGCGGCACGGCCTCCGGGTACGCCCATGACCGAAGAACAACGCCAAGCGCTGCGCCGGATCATGGGTGAACTAAGCCTCGTGTGA
- a CDS encoding isocitrate/isopropylmalate family dehydrogenase: MTHYEIAVIGGDGVGPEVIEEGIRVLEALGDPAFRFTRLDWSSDRYKRTGRFIPEGGLEELTSFDAIFFGAVGDAEVQDYITLNNLILPIRRRYDQYACVRPAYLYEGVRSPLAGQGPGDIDLVVIRENTEGEYADIGGRVYHQTDQEVAVQTSVFTRHGTERIIRYAFEEARRRGGRRKVTSITKSNAQGYGMVFWDEVFEHVKDAYPDIETESLLIDAAAMDFVRRPQDFDVVVASNLFGDILTDISAITIGSMGLAPSANLNPERIHPSMFEPVHGSAFELIGKSQVNPLATILAAAMMVEFLGREEAGAAIRRAVAENLREGRLRTPDTGGSSSTVEVGSDIVRRLEHR; the protein is encoded by the coding sequence ATGACACACTACGAGATCGCCGTGATCGGCGGGGACGGCGTCGGCCCCGAAGTCATTGAGGAAGGCATACGGGTGCTCGAAGCGCTGGGCGACCCGGCTTTCCGTTTCACCCGTCTGGACTGGAGTTCGGATCGCTACAAGCGCACGGGAAGGTTCATTCCCGAGGGCGGCCTGGAAGAACTGACGTCCTTCGACGCCATATTCTTCGGCGCGGTAGGCGACGCGGAAGTCCAGGACTACATCACCCTGAACAACCTGATTCTCCCCATACGCCGGCGGTATGATCAGTACGCCTGCGTTCGGCCCGCCTATCTCTACGAAGGGGTCCGCTCTCCCCTCGCCGGACAGGGCCCGGGCGACATAGACCTGGTCGTCATCCGGGAGAACACCGAGGGGGAATACGCGGATATCGGCGGCCGGGTGTATCACCAGACCGACCAGGAAGTCGCGGTCCAGACGTCCGTCTTCACCCGGCACGGCACCGAACGCATCATCCGTTACGCCTTCGAAGAAGCACGCCGGCGCGGGGGCAGGCGCAAGGTCACTTCCATCACGAAGTCGAACGCCCAGGGCTATGGCATGGTTTTCTGGGACGAGGTGTTCGAGCACGTGAAAGACGCGTACCCGGATATCGAGACCGAATCCCTGCTGATCGACGCGGCGGCCATGGACTTCGTGCGCAGGCCCCAGGATTTCGACGTGGTGGTGGCATCGAACCTGTTCGGCGACATCCTCACCGATATCTCGGCGATTACCATCGGCAGCATGGGCCTGGCGCCCAGCGCGAATCTCAACCCGGAACGCATACACCCCTCCATGTTCGAGCCGGTCCACGGCTCGGCCTTCGAACTCATCGGCAAGAGCCAGGTCAATCCCCTGGCCACGATCCTGGCGGCGGCCATGATGGTCGAGTTTCTGGGCCGGGAGGAAGCGGGAGCGGCCATACGAAGGGCCGTGGCGGAGAACCTGCGTGAAGGCCGGTTGCGGACGCCCGACACCGGCGGTTCGTCGAGTACCGTTGAAGTGGGGAGTGATATCGTCCGGCGCCTGGAGCACCGGTAG
- a CDS encoding HEAT repeat domain-containing protein, with the protein MARQNQGLNRHQKAWRKPGEERVSREEIGELLLLSESADPEDRIVAATYMCPCHVRHRNEEVWQALYRMMEDEDARVRRRAWHTLEDGGCPTDPAFEPIVRRALDSETDRQVLGFARRFAEPFLENDVVSLKRAERPAGNRKGKCDFCGRTGVPVTRDYNTEIPAGGVTRAAWICDDCSSEGFRP; encoded by the coding sequence ATGGCGCGACAAAACCAGGGACTCAATCGCCATCAGAAGGCCTGGCGGAAGCCGGGCGAAGAGCGCGTGAGCAGGGAAGAAATCGGCGAGCTCCTGCTCCTGTCCGAGAGCGCCGATCCCGAGGACCGGATCGTCGCCGCCACTTATATGTGCCCGTGTCACGTCCGCCACCGCAACGAGGAGGTCTGGCAGGCGCTCTACCGGATGATGGAAGATGAAGACGCCCGCGTCCGGCGCCGCGCCTGGCATACGCTGGAAGACGGCGGGTGTCCCACCGATCCGGCCTTCGAACCCATCGTCAGGCGCGCGCTGGACTCCGAAACCGACCGTCAGGTGCTCGGTTTCGCGCGAAGGTTCGCCGAACCGTTTCTGGAGAACGACGTGGTCTCCCTGAAGCGCGCGGAGCGTCCGGCGGGGAATCGGAAAGGCAAATGCGACTTCTGCGGCAGGACCGGGGTGCCGGTCACCAGGGACTACAACACGGAAATCCCGGCGGGAGGGGTGACCCGCGCCGCCTGGATCTGCGACGACTGTTCGTCTGAAGGATTCCGGCCCTGA
- a CDS encoding fumarylacetoacetate hydrolase family protein has product MRLVQFYEPGQESGVGIVQDDHIIDLTEIMPEVETVNELMHVAGAARLSLAALVDRAVNDYDGQLAGFTYESLDVAPDVGFPHLMVPLFSPEVWGFGVTYKRSAEFRDDDAQQTIYDQVYNSDRPESFFKATASRCSGPNAPICVRGDSKFTATEPELAYVLGDEGEIVGYTLCNDVSAWDIEKENPLYLNQSKIYQGCCALGPTLVTADAIDDPYDIDIRCRILRDDAVVFEGEANTSQLARSFDELNEYLYRDNLIPSGTVVSTGTGIIVPNDLGLREGDIVVISSPEIGVLSNPVQQL; this is encoded by the coding sequence ATGAGACTGGTTCAATTCTACGAACCCGGCCAGGAATCCGGCGTGGGCATCGTCCAGGACGATCATATCATCGACCTTACCGAGATCATGCCGGAAGTGGAAACCGTCAACGAGTTGATGCACGTGGCCGGCGCGGCGCGCCTCTCCCTGGCGGCGCTGGTCGATCGCGCAGTGAACGACTACGACGGACAACTGGCGGGATTTACCTACGAATCGCTGGATGTGGCGCCGGACGTGGGCTTCCCGCACCTGATGGTACCGCTTTTTTCTCCCGAAGTGTGGGGGTTCGGCGTGACCTACAAGCGCAGCGCCGAGTTCAGGGACGATGACGCTCAACAGACCATCTACGACCAGGTATACAACTCCGACCGGCCGGAATCGTTCTTCAAGGCCACCGCCTCCCGCTGCTCGGGCCCCAACGCGCCGATCTGCGTACGCGGCGATTCTAAGTTTACGGCCACCGAGCCGGAACTCGCCTACGTGCTGGGCGACGAGGGTGAAATCGTGGGCTATACCCTGTGCAACGATGTTTCGGCCTGGGATATCGAGAAGGAAAACCCCCTGTATCTGAACCAGTCCAAGATCTACCAGGGATGCTGCGCGCTCGGCCCTACGCTCGTCACGGCGGACGCGATCGACGATCCTTACGATATTGACATCCGATGCCGGATTCTCCGGGACGACGCCGTCGTTTTCGAGGGGGAGGCCAACACCTCTCAGCTGGCGCGCAGTTTTGACGAACTGAACGAATATCTGTACCGGGATAATCTCATTCCGTCGGGCACGGTCGTCTCCACGGGCACGGGCATCATCGTGCCGAACGACCTCGGCCTGCGGGAAGGCGACATCGTGGTCATTTCGTCGCCGGAGATCGGCGTGCTTTCCAATCCCGTACAGCAGTTGTAA
- a CDS encoding cytochrome c3 family protein: MIYLIRAAIVLIVMLAVTLPAARGQRTPDSPVTSWRKLDTRMTDNCALCHQRLGEPLAKPVAEWQGSIHAWRGVFCDTCHGGDPTSTILTVAMGEQNGFMDAPLPEAIPEDCGRCHPEALESFWESAHGDLFEANDFEPGCVTCHNSHDVREVHIDMVSMTAPCGECHDQDYIDEVRIPLEDTDTRINALHAQILAIPRDNPNAPYLRNRLLRVRQQFRGLAHYLATNTIVTKRQGIDRELDYIEFMLHFDDSTVEGK, translated from the coding sequence GTGATTTACCTGATTCGGGCCGCCATCGTCCTGATCGTCATGCTGGCGGTCACCCTGCCTGCTGCCCGCGGTCAACGAACCCCCGACTCTCCCGTGACAAGCTGGCGCAAGCTCGATACGCGCATGACCGACAACTGCGCCCTCTGCCATCAGCGGCTGGGCGAACCCCTCGCGAAACCGGTGGCGGAATGGCAGGGCAGCATACACGCCTGGCGCGGCGTCTTCTGCGACACCTGCCACGGAGGCGATCCCACCAGCACCATTCTCACGGTGGCCATGGGAGAGCAGAACGGGTTCATGGACGCGCCGCTGCCCGAGGCCATTCCGGAGGACTGCGGGCGCTGCCACCCGGAGGCGCTGGAAAGCTTCTGGGAAAGCGCCCATGGGGACCTGTTCGAAGCCAATGACTTCGAACCCGGCTGCGTCACCTGCCACAACAGCCACGACGTCCGGGAGGTCCATATCGACATGGTGTCTATGACCGCGCCCTGCGGCGAATGCCACGACCAGGATTATATCGACGAGGTCCGTATCCCGCTGGAAGATACCGACACGCGGATCAACGCATTGCACGCCCAGATCCTCGCCATCCCCAGGGACAACCCCAACGCGCCTTATCTCCGAAACCGCCTCCTGCGCGTCCGTCAGCAGTTCCGCGGCCTGGCGCACTACCTGGCCACCAATACGATCGTCACCAAAAGACAGGGTATCGACCGGGAGCTCGATTACATCGAATTCATGCTCCATTTCGACGACAGCACGGTCGAAGGAAAGTAG
- a CDS encoding ABC transporter permease, translating to MFRNYLTIVYRNTLRHKGYAAINVLGLAIGMTCCILILLYIQDELGYDRYASRHDRIYRLAMSIKTVDRAETRTARSPTAWGWMLTDAFPEVEGFTRLKTPLVSWQVTYVEGNKRFNEPGFYFADPGILDLFEFRLIRGDANTALNAPNTVVLTETTATRYFGSDEALGKVIRLDNTYDLTVTGVMEDVPRNSHMTFGFLGSFETLNVNPIYGGTDYGRNTQNFVPDLYTYLLLADGYPPESLDPKLAEFIESRYGPVLNQLNAQLEAVLQPLTSIHLHSDLDGELGTNSDIAYIYIFSAVAFFLLLIACINFMNLATARSAGRAREVGIRKVLGAFRVQLIGQFMGESTIMAVLSLVVATGLVYAFLPAFNALAGKDLVFAFDDISMAFGLIGIVALAGALAGSYPALFLSSFQPVSVLKGSSRAGAVNTNLRKILVVLQFVISVVFIIGTGVVADQMRFVQDKHLGFDKAQLVVMPLGDPRQRLIYNAYKDKIAHSPNVLGVTVANEMPGGLVNDILFTPDGAPDEELVRINNMWIDHDFIRTMGIELTAGRDFSRSFPTDTLQAFVINEAAVNWLGWEGAPLDKKIRLGNFKDGRVIGVVRDFHVRSLHSGIEPMMLQLAPGPDPLHYLAIRIAPDDVAGTMGFLESNWREIYPDDSFTYSFLDEDFNRLYQNEARQGRIFRSFSILAVFIACLGLLGLASFTAEQRTREIGVRKVLGASVSSIVALLSKEYVRLVVYANLIAWPIAYFMMSDWLDGFAYSTDLSLGIFVLAAALAITVTMLTVSYRAVGAAHTDPVDALQHE from the coding sequence ATGTTCCGGAACTATCTCACGATAGTCTATCGTAACACCTTGCGCCACAAGGGATACGCCGCAATCAACGTCCTGGGTCTCGCCATCGGGATGACATGTTGCATCCTGATCCTGCTGTACATTCAGGACGAACTCGGTTATGACCGATATGCGTCGCGTCACGACCGGATCTACCGGCTCGCCATGTCGATCAAAACCGTGGACAGGGCGGAAACCCGAACCGCACGGAGCCCGACGGCATGGGGCTGGATGCTGACCGACGCTTTCCCGGAAGTCGAAGGATTCACCCGCTTAAAAACCCCGCTGGTCTCCTGGCAGGTCACCTACGTGGAAGGCAACAAACGGTTCAACGAACCGGGTTTCTACTTCGCGGATCCAGGCATACTGGATTTGTTCGAATTCAGACTGATACGCGGCGACGCGAACACGGCCCTGAACGCCCCCAATACCGTGGTTCTGACCGAAACCACGGCGACCCGGTACTTCGGAAGCGACGAAGCCCTGGGCAAGGTGATCCGGCTCGATAACACCTACGACCTGACCGTTACGGGCGTAATGGAAGACGTGCCGCGCAATTCCCATATGACCTTCGGCTTCCTGGGGTCCTTCGAAACACTCAACGTCAACCCCATCTACGGAGGAACGGATTACGGAAGGAACACGCAGAACTTCGTGCCGGACCTGTATACCTATCTCCTGCTTGCCGACGGTTACCCGCCCGAGTCTCTCGATCCGAAACTTGCGGAGTTCATCGAATCGCGCTACGGGCCGGTCCTGAATCAGCTCAACGCCCAACTCGAAGCCGTCCTTCAGCCGTTGACCAGCATTCACCTGCATTCGGACCTCGACGGGGAACTGGGCACGAACAGCGATATCGCCTATATCTACATCTTCTCGGCCGTCGCGTTCTTTCTCCTGTTGATCGCCTGCATCAATTTCATGAACCTGGCGACGGCCCGCTCCGCCGGCCGGGCCCGGGAAGTAGGCATCCGCAAGGTACTGGGGGCGTTCCGCGTTCAGTTGATTGGTCAGTTCATGGGCGAATCCACGATCATGGCGGTGCTTTCCCTGGTCGTGGCCACGGGCCTGGTCTATGCGTTTCTCCCCGCGTTCAACGCCCTGGCCGGCAAGGACCTGGTCTTTGCCTTCGACGATATCAGTATGGCATTCGGCCTGATCGGGATCGTGGCGCTGGCCGGCGCGCTGGCCGGCAGCTACCCGGCGCTGTTCCTGTCTTCGTTCCAGCCTGTCTCCGTGCTGAAGGGCTCCTCCCGGGCGGGCGCGGTGAATACGAACCTGCGGAAGATACTGGTCGTGCTGCAATTCGTGATATCGGTCGTGTTCATCATCGGCACGGGCGTAGTGGCGGACCAGATGCGGTTCGTGCAGGATAAGCACCTGGGGTTCGACAAAGCACAGCTGGTGGTCATGCCCCTCGGAGATCCGAGGCAGCGCCTGATATACAACGCCTACAAGGACAAGATCGCCCACTCCCCCAACGTTCTAGGCGTTACGGTGGCAAACGAAATGCCGGGCGGCCTGGTGAACGACATCCTCTTTACCCCGGACGGCGCCCCGGACGAGGAACTGGTCCGCATCAACAACATGTGGATCGATCACGACTTCATCCGCACGATGGGCATCGAACTCACGGCGGGACGGGATTTTTCCAGATCCTTCCCCACGGATACGCTGCAGGCGTTCGTCATCAACGAGGCCGCCGTGAACTGGCTCGGCTGGGAAGGCGCTCCGCTCGACAAGAAAATCCGCCTGGGGAACTTCAAGGACGGCCGGGTCATCGGTGTCGTAAGGGACTTCCACGTGCGGTCGCTGCACAGCGGCATCGAACCGATGATGCTGCAGCTGGCGCCCGGCCCGGACCCGCTCCACTATCTCGCCATACGGATTGCCCCGGATGACGTGGCCGGAACGATGGGATTCCTGGAAAGCAACTGGCGCGAGATCTATCCGGATGATTCGTTCACGTATTCGTTTCTTGACGAGGACTTCAACCGCCTGTATCAGAATGAAGCGCGGCAGGGGCGCATCTTCCGAAGTTTCTCCATCCTGGCCGTTTTCATCGCGTGCCTTGGTCTGCTGGGGCTGGCCTCCTTCACGGCGGAGCAGCGAACCCGGGAAATCGGCGTGCGGAAAGTGCTGGGCGCATCCGTTTCCAGCATCGTCGCGCTGCTTTCGAAAGAGTACGTCAGACTGGTCGTGTACGCGAACCTCATTGCCTGGCCCATCGCTTATTTCATGATGAGCGACTGGCTCGACGGCTTCGCTTACAGTACGGACCTTTCGCTCGGGATCTTCGTACTGGCGGCGGCACTGGCCATAACCGTCACGATGCTTACGGTAAGCTACAGAGCCGTCGGCGCCGCCCATACCGATCCCGTGGACGCGCTGCAGCACGAGTGA